The proteins below are encoded in one region of Hordeum vulgare subsp. vulgare chromosome 3H, MorexV3_pseudomolecules_assembly, whole genome shotgun sequence:
- the LOC123440618 gene encoding uncharacterized protein LOC123440618, whose amino-acid sequence MASAATFPKLRLGPRCHGYSQLQAADPVHIHMKIGGSCKCPMPAQGLLVSTGRSAARHAFLPVSAARSGRGAPVADAAEKTGLSLDSFKTSVVKRDDEKIHLRIELPGKATQKVFDEALTSLARDAPPVPGFRRSKGGKTSNIPSSILLSMLGKSRVTKFILQEILSVTVGDFVKKENLKVNPEIATTQSEGDLESSFAPGSSFGFNVILELEKEADTDDAIDVEVSDSMDAPDVKQSDSEEPSEEEPPSSTP is encoded by the exons ATGGCTTCAGCCGCGACCTTTCCGAAGCTCCGGCTCGGTCCACGATGCCACGGCTACTCCCAGCTTCAG GCGGCCGACCCGGTCCACATCCACATGAAGATTGGCGGTTCCTGCAAGTGCCCCATGCCTGCCCAAGG GTTGCTTGTTTCTACCGGGAGAAGCGCCGCGAGGCACGCGTTCCTGCCGGTGTCGGCCGCCCGATCAG GTCGGGGCGCACCGGTCGCCGATGCCGCCGAGAAGACCGGGCTGTCGTTGGACAGCTTCAAGACATCCGTTGTCAAACGCGACGACGAAAAGATCCAT TTAAGAATCGAGTTGCCTGGGAAGGCAacacagaaggtgtttgatgaggcTCTGACGAGCCTGGCACGCGACGCGCCGCCGGTTCCAGGTTTCAGAAGGTCCAAGGGAG GGAAAACATCAAAT ATACCAAGCAGCATTCTCCTGTCAATGCTGGGCAAGAGCCGGGTCACAAAGTTCATCCTTCAGGAAATACTCAGCGTCACCGTCGGAGACTTCGTCAAGAAG GAGAACCTCAAGGTGAACCCTGAAATCGCGACGACACAATCGGAAGGCGACCTGGAGTCGTCGTTCGCGCCGGGCTCGTCGTTCGGGTTCAATGTGATcctggagctggagaaggaggctgacactgatgatgctattgatgtggaggtaTCCGACTCCATGGATGCTCCCGACGTGAAGCAATCCGACTCCGAAGAGCCTTCCGAAGAGGAGCCCCCCTCCTCCACGCCCTGA